The Astyanax mexicanus isolate ESR-SI-001 chromosome 20, AstMex3_surface, whole genome shotgun sequence genome contains a region encoding:
- the LOC103047014 gene encoding olfactory receptor 3-like, with protein MLNQFSSDMTSVVYFNNESFIHPPTFYINGFYNVPHVKYYHIFLCFVYAVTVFGNSFIMGTIYLARALHTAKYIAVFNLAVSDLCGSTALIPRYADMFLFDKQYISYGECLASMFFVFLFTSMQSFNLLALAFDRVIAICFPLRYHAIVTKTTMMRIIGVMWVLSVCIIALLVSLITRLTFCASIVTIESYFCDHGPVFKISCNDNLPSGIMAYVYSAVMIFIPLLLIAFSYGCIGFALLKISHGAERMKAMKTCTSHLILVAMFYLPILSVYFLAVTTYVHPNTRIINSILTSTVPPMLNPIIYTLKTEEVLQSIKLLYKRIKVNNIKQPVKSIRRN; from the coding sequence ATGTTAAACCAGTTTTCTTCTGACATGACATCTGTGGTGTACTTTAACAATGAATCATTTATTCACCCTCCCACATTTTATATCAATGGATTTTACAATGTGCCACATGTAAAGTATTACCATATATTTTTATGCTTTGTGTATGCTGTGACGGTTTTTGGTAATTCTTTTATAATGGGCACTATTTACCTGGCTCGTGCTCTTCACACGGCAAAGTATATAGCTGTATTCAATTTGGCAGTGTCTGATTTGTGTGGAAGCACTGCTTTAATTCCAAGGTATGCAGACATGTTTCTGTTTGATAAACAGTATATATCTTACGGAGAGTGTCTGGCaagcatgttttttgtttttctctttacgTCCATGCAGTCTTTTAATCTGCTTGCTTTGGCCTTTGATAGAGTCATTGCTATATGTTTTCCTCTGAGGTATCATGCTATTGTCACCAAAACTACAATGATGAGGATTATTGGTGTTATGTGGGTTTTGTCTGTGTGTATTATTGCTCTTCTTGTATCTCTAATAACCAGACTCACCTTCTGTGCATCTATAGTCACAATTGAAAGCTATTTCTGTGATCATGGCCCTGTTTTCAAAATATCATGTAATGATAATTTGCCCAGTGGGATAATGGCCTATGTTTATTCTGCTGTTATGATTTTTATTCCATTGTTATTAATAGCATTTTCATATGGTTGTATTGGTTTTGCATTGCTTAAGATCTCACATGGTGCTGAGCGAATGAAAGCTATGAAAACATGCACTTCCCACCTTATATTAGTAGCTATGTTTTATCTACCAATCTTAAGTGTCTATTTTCTTGCTGTTACAACATATGTACATCCAAATACTAGAATAATCAATTCAATCTTAACATCAACTGTTCCACCTATGTTAAATCCCATCATATATACTCTGAAGACAGAGGAGGTATTACAGTCTATTAAACTACTGTACAAACGAATCAAGGTGAACAATATAAAACAACCTGTGAAAAGCATCAGGAGGAATTAA